In the genome of Massilia sp. PAMC28688, one region contains:
- a CDS encoding FimV family protein: MFLFYRFVIVCALAGGLVQHVHAAELGEPVIRSHIGQQLSADIELNTISDPGTAVLVRMAHADVYKGANVAMNPVIGSVNMSVMKRDGRQFLHITSTRPVATENVHLFLELTDGGKRHVRAITLWLTPEPAPVAVPAAAAAAAAAPVAVPAPVVVPPAAPARVAPVLAAAAAVPVRPARVLALPAMGAASCPQPKFTAEQLNACTLVDAKNAALTAQIVDLEAKVKLLQLAMAKNGAAAGAAEVIKAVPPPPPRKKPKQADDSFPWLPVIGVLTALLAAGTGAWYILRRRRGAAGPVIAAPWRERIAARFRRAPKAVPTEAPPA; encoded by the coding sequence ATGTTCCTGTTTTATCGTTTCGTCATTGTGTGCGCCCTTGCCGGCGGACTCGTACAGCACGTCCACGCTGCCGAGCTGGGTGAGCCCGTGATCCGCTCCCATATCGGGCAGCAGCTCAGTGCCGATATCGAACTGAACACCATCAGTGATCCCGGGACCGCGGTGCTTGTGCGCATGGCGCATGCCGACGTCTACAAGGGCGCCAACGTCGCGATGAATCCCGTCATTGGCAGCGTCAACATGTCCGTCATGAAACGCGACGGGCGACAATTCCTGCACATCACCTCGACGCGGCCGGTGGCGACCGAGAATGTGCACCTGTTCCTGGAGTTGACCGATGGCGGCAAGCGCCATGTGCGGGCCATCACCTTGTGGCTGACGCCGGAACCGGCGCCGGTGGCTGTGCCTGCGGCGGCGGCTGCGGCTGCGGCAGCCCCGGTGGCAGTTCCCGCACCCGTGGTCGTGCCGCCGGCGGCGCCCGCGCGTGTGGCGCCGGTACTGGCGGCTGCGGCGGCCGTTCCTGTCCGTCCGGCGCGGGTGCTGGCACTGCCGGCGATGGGCGCGGCCAGCTGTCCGCAGCCGAAGTTCACGGCTGAGCAACTGAATGCCTGCACGCTGGTGGACGCCAAAAACGCTGCACTCACAGCACAGATTGTGGATCTGGAAGCGAAGGTCAAGCTGTTGCAGCTAGCGATGGCGAAAAATGGCGCGGCAGCGGGCGCCGCCGAGGTCATCAAGGCCGTGCCCCCGCCGCCGCCAAGGAAGAAGCCAAAACAAGCCGACGACAGTTTCCCCTGGCTGCCTGTGATTGGCGTATTGACGGCGCTGCTGGCCGCGGGCACAGGCGCCTGGTATATCCTGCGGCGCCGGCGGGGAGCGGCTGGGCCGGTCATCGCCGCGCCATGGCGCGAGCGCATCGCAGCGCGCTTCCGGCGCGCCCCCAAGGCCGTCCCAACTGAAGCACCCCCAGCCTAA
- a CDS encoding YjfB family protein, translating into MDVNSVAKLAGSVAETGIKQEVGLAVLKRAQDIQASTATQLLNAIQTPPAPQNLPPNLGRNINTTA; encoded by the coding sequence ATGGATGTCAATTCGGTAGCAAAACTGGCCGGCAGCGTCGCGGAAACCGGTATCAAGCAGGAAGTGGGACTTGCCGTGCTCAAGCGCGCACAGGATATCCAGGCCAGCACGGCCACCCAGCTTCTCAATGCCATCCAGACCCCGCCGGCGCCGCAGAATCTGCCGCCCAACCTGGGCCGCAACATCAATACCACTGCCTGA
- a CDS encoding M1 family metallopeptidase, protein MRHLFATRLVLAAAVSAALAMFTPAVQAEAPFAFAATPGKLPKDVVPVQYAAHLVPDLKANTFLGSQTIEIDVLRTTSAIKLNVANIEIDAASLTGTGFGERKLTPVIDQEQQVLSFALAEPLPPGRYQLALKFHGAINREARGIFSLKYKAGAAEKAMLATNMEPSDARRLLPLWDEPAFRANFKLTVDLPVSFKAFSNTPVEKQEKLDGGLQRFSFAVTPKMPSYLLVLVAGELERASIKYGGVDIGVVTTEGKLPTAAYALGATKNLLRYYNGYFGQPYPLPKLDQIAIPGGFNGAMENWGGIVYNETTLLFDPKTSPESQRQNSFEINAHEVAHQWFGNLVTMAWWDNLWLNEGFASWMATKATEHFHPEWRAQLRAMADRDGVMTLDARKTTHPIQTPVLTEEQAADAFDAITYVKGQAFLHMLEDYLGEDAFRKGIRAYMAQHKYSNTTSADLWAALEKASGKPVEQLASDWTTVPGYPVLGVSQACENGKRRVTLTQEQYRIDEPAREKRLWNVPVQVGVVNGKAAYTLLSTPSMTMTQPSCDGALVIDPRSVGYYRVQYDRPTFDALAGQVGKLADTTRLKLLLDTYSLAGAGRVGLDGYFKLLEKYRDEPRLAIWSAIGRQLVTLDEMTDAAPEQAALRRFMTATAASRFARLGWQIRQGESAEERQLRPLLATILARGGHPEAIAFARKNLAAYLANPASVDPSMLGFVVSVGGRDADLKTYELIAARMLQTQNSEERNRLARALAGARDPALAARTLALALNEQLPAAVTSRFVPAVASNGHVDLAWKFATAHRQALMKDQEAGGQSKLFPAVVSSSSDPAHAGLMEDYVKHNFGPDAQAEAARVANAIRTRAAQKSALLPQIRAALQ, encoded by the coding sequence ATGAGACACCTGTTCGCCACCCGCCTCGTCCTCGCCGCCGCCGTCAGCGCTGCGCTGGCGATGTTCACGCCCGCCGTCCAGGCCGAGGCGCCGTTCGCGTTTGCCGCCACCCCGGGCAAGCTGCCCAAGGATGTGGTGCCGGTGCAGTATGCCGCCCACCTGGTACCCGATCTCAAGGCCAATACCTTTCTCGGTTCCCAGACCATCGAAATCGATGTGCTGCGCACCACGTCCGCCATCAAGCTCAATGTGGCCAATATCGAGATCGACGCGGCCAGCCTGACCGGCACCGGCTTTGGCGAGCGCAAGCTCACCCCCGTCATCGACCAGGAGCAGCAGGTTCTGAGCTTTGCACTGGCCGAGCCGCTGCCTCCGGGCCGCTATCAGCTGGCGCTCAAGTTCCATGGCGCGATCAATCGCGAGGCGCGCGGCATCTTCAGCCTCAAGTACAAGGCGGGCGCCGCCGAAAAGGCCATGCTGGCCACGAACATGGAACCGAGCGACGCGCGCCGCCTGCTGCCGCTGTGGGACGAGCCGGCATTTCGCGCCAATTTCAAGCTGACGGTGGATTTGCCGGTGTCGTTCAAGGCCTTTTCCAACACGCCGGTCGAAAAGCAGGAAAAGCTCGACGGCGGCCTGCAGCGATTCTCGTTCGCCGTGACGCCTAAAATGCCGAGCTACCTGCTGGTGCTGGTGGCCGGTGAACTCGAACGCGCCAGCATCAAGTACGGCGGCGTGGACATCGGTGTCGTCACCACCGAGGGCAAGCTGCCCACCGCTGCCTACGCGCTGGGCGCGACCAAGAATCTGCTGCGCTATTACAACGGCTACTTCGGCCAGCCCTATCCGCTGCCCAAACTCGACCAGATCGCCATCCCCGGCGGCTTCAATGGCGCCATGGAGAACTGGGGCGGCATCGTGTACAACGAAACGACGCTGCTGTTCGACCCGAAGACAAGCCCGGAAAGCCAGCGCCAGAACTCGTTTGAGATCAATGCCCACGAAGTAGCGCACCAGTGGTTCGGCAACCTGGTGACCATGGCGTGGTGGGACAACCTCTGGCTCAACGAGGGCTTTGCATCCTGGATGGCGACCAAGGCCACCGAGCATTTCCACCCCGAGTGGCGCGCCCAGTTGCGCGCCATGGCCGACCGCGACGGCGTCATGACGCTTGACGCGCGCAAGACCACCCATCCGATCCAGACCCCGGTGCTGACCGAGGAACAGGCGGCCGACGCCTTTGATGCCATCACCTACGTCAAGGGCCAGGCCTTTTTGCACATGCTGGAGGATTACCTGGGCGAGGACGCCTTCCGCAAGGGCATCCGCGCCTACATGGCGCAGCACAAGTACTCCAACACCACCAGCGCCGACCTGTGGGCGGCACTGGAAAAGGCTTCGGGCAAGCCGGTGGAACAGCTGGCCTCCGACTGGACCACGGTGCCGGGCTATCCGGTGCTGGGCGTCAGCCAGGCCTGCGAGAACGGCAAGCGCCGCGTGACGCTGACCCAGGAACAGTACCGCATTGACGAACCAGCCAGGGAAAAGCGCTTGTGGAACGTGCCGGTACAGGTGGGCGTTGTCAATGGCAAGGCTGCGTACACGCTGCTGTCCACACCATCGATGACCATGACCCAGCCAAGCTGCGACGGCGCGCTGGTGATCGATCCGCGCAGCGTGGGCTACTACCGGGTCCAGTATGACCGGCCCACCTTTGACGCGCTGGCCGGGCAGGTGGGCAAGCTGGCCGACACCACCCGCCTCAAGCTGCTGCTCGATACCTACAGCCTGGCCGGGGCGGGACGGGTAGGGCTGGACGGCTACTTCAAGCTGCTGGAAAAATACCGTGACGAGCCGCGTCTGGCGATCTGGAGCGCCATTGGGCGCCAGCTGGTAACGCTCGACGAGATGACCGACGCCGCGCCGGAGCAAGCTGCCCTGCGCCGCTTCATGACCGCTACCGCGGCGTCGCGTTTTGCCAGGCTTGGCTGGCAGATAAGGCAGGGCGAATCGGCCGAAGAGCGCCAGCTGCGCCCTTTGCTGGCCACCATCCTGGCGCGCGGCGGCCACCCTGAGGCGATCGCGTTCGCGCGCAAGAACCTTGCGGCCTACCTTGCCAACCCGGCCAGCGTGGATCCTTCCATGCTCGGTTTCGTGGTCAGCGTGGGCGGGCGCGACGCCGATCTCAAGACCTATGAGCTGATCGCGGCGCGCATGCTGCAGACCCAGAATTCCGAGGAAAGGAACCGGCTTGCCCGGGCGCTCGCCGGCGCCCGCGATCCGGCGCTGGCAGCACGCACGCTGGCCCTGGCGCTCAACGAGCAGCTGCCGGCAGCGGTCACCTCGCGCTTCGTGCCGGCGGTGGCCTCGAACGGCCACGTGGACCTGGCATGGAAGTTCGCCACCGCCCATCGTCAGGCGCTCATGAAGGACCAGGAGGCGGGCGGTCAAAGCAAGCTGTTCCCGGCTGTCGTGAGCAGTTCCAGCGACCCGGCGCACGCGGGCCTGATGGAAGACTACGTCAAGCATAATTTCGGACCCGATGCCCAGGCCGAAGCGGCGCGCGTGGCCAATGCCATTCGCACCCGCGCGGCCCAGAAGAGTGCATTGCTGCCGCAAATTCGCGCCGCACTTCAATAA
- a CDS encoding DUF2282 domain-containing protein: MNKRKVVIAAALAGLCVGTLGVAYAEPHKEAKGETEKCYGVAKAGQNDCGSANGSHSCAGQAKVDNDPNEWKAVPKGTCVKAGGKLEKSK; encoded by the coding sequence ATGAACAAGCGTAAAGTTGTGATCGCAGCAGCACTGGCTGGTCTGTGCGTGGGCACCCTCGGTGTTGCGTATGCCGAACCGCACAAGGAAGCCAAAGGCGAGACGGAAAAATGCTATGGCGTGGCCAAGGCTGGCCAGAACGACTGCGGCAGCGCCAACGGCTCGCATTCCTGCGCCGGCCAGGCCAAGGTGGACAATGACCCCAACGAATGGAAGGCCGTTCCAAAGGGTACGTGCGTCAAGGCTGGCGGCAAGCTCGAAAAGAGCAAGTAA
- the fumC gene encoding class II fumarate hydratase, producing MQTRSEKDSFGPIDVPADRLWGAQTQRSLHHFAISSERMAPELVAALAQVKRAAAAVNRSLGLLDAPKAEAIMRAAEEVLEGQHEGEFPLAVWQTGSGTQTNMNMNEVLANRGSELMGGQRGEGRLLHPNDHVNMGQSSNDIFPTAMHVAAAQAVMHQLLPALVRLRATFTAKTREFEDIVKIGRTHLQDATPLTLGQEFSAYVAQLEFSEHAIRAALPGLLQLAAGGTAVGTGLNTHPDFANRMAAELGSRTGLSFKSAPNKFMALAGHDALVAAHGAFKTLATALVKIANDVRWMASGPRSGLGEITIPENEPGSSIMPGKVNPTQCEAMTMLCCQVLGNDVALSIGAASGNFELNVFKPMIAHNFLQSARLLTDGMLSFDAHCARGIEPNRARIGELMERSLMLVTALAPHIGYDRAAQIAKKAQQEGTTLKEAALALGFVSEEQFGQWIDPLAMTRPGL from the coding sequence ATGCAAACGAGAAGCGAAAAGGACAGTTTTGGGCCCATCGATGTGCCCGCCGACCGCCTGTGGGGCGCCCAGACCCAGCGCTCGCTCCACCATTTCGCCATCTCGAGCGAGCGCATGGCGCCCGAGCTGGTCGCTGCCCTGGCCCAGGTCAAGCGCGCTGCGGCGGCCGTGAACCGGTCGCTCGGCCTGCTCGATGCCCCCAAGGCGGAAGCGATCATGCGCGCCGCCGAGGAAGTCCTCGAAGGCCAGCATGAGGGCGAATTCCCGCTGGCAGTCTGGCAAACCGGTTCCGGCACCCAGACCAACATGAACATGAATGAGGTGCTGGCCAACCGTGGCTCCGAGCTCATGGGCGGCCAGCGCGGTGAAGGCCGGCTGCTGCACCCCAATGATCATGTGAACATGGGGCAGTCGTCCAACGATATCTTCCCCACCGCCATGCATGTGGCGGCGGCGCAGGCCGTGATGCACCAGCTGCTGCCGGCCCTGGTCAGGCTGCGCGCCACCTTTACGGCCAAGACGCGCGAGTTCGAGGACATCGTCAAGATCGGGCGCACTCACCTGCAAGATGCCACGCCCCTGACACTGGGCCAGGAATTTTCGGCCTATGTGGCGCAGCTGGAGTTTTCCGAGCACGCCATCCGCGCCGCCCTGCCCGGCCTCCTGCAGCTGGCCGCCGGCGGCACGGCAGTTGGCACCGGCCTGAACACGCATCCCGATTTCGCCAACCGCATGGCGGCCGAACTGGGCTCGCGCACGGGCCTGTCCTTCAAGAGCGCGCCCAACAAGTTCATGGCCCTGGCCGGGCATGATGCGCTGGTGGCCGCCCATGGCGCCTTCAAGACGCTCGCCACGGCACTGGTGAAGATTGCCAATGATGTACGCTGGATGGCGTCCGGCCCGCGCTCCGGCCTGGGCGAAATCACGATTCCTGAAAATGAGCCAGGCAGCTCGATCATGCCCGGCAAGGTCAACCCGACCCAGTGCGAGGCGATGACGATGCTGTGCTGCCAGGTGCTGGGCAATGATGTGGCCCTGTCCATCGGGGCGGCGTCGGGCAATTTCGAGCTCAATGTGTTCAAGCCCATGATCGCGCATAACTTTCTGCAAAGCGCGCGCCTGCTCACCGATGGCATGCTGTCCTTTGATGCGCATTGCGCCCGCGGCATTGAGCCGAACCGGGCGCGCATCGGGGAACTGATGGAGCGCTCATTGATGCTGGTCACGGCGCTGGCGCCCCACATCGGCTACGACAGGGCCGCCCAGATCGCCAAGAAGGCGCAGCAGGAAGGCACCACGCTCAAGGAAGCGGCGCTGGCACTTGGCTTTGTGAGCGAGGAACAGTTTGGCCAGTGGATCGACCCACTGGCAATGACGCGCCCGGGCCTGTAA
- a CDS encoding general secretion pathway protein GspB has protein sequence MSYILEALKKAQAERQLGNAPSIHTMPIPTASQERSGAAPLPLLLAGGGLLLALAAAALWWRQAAAPVAPAPAAVLAATPAPAPAVIVVPPSPQDAPVAMAPAPPERASAPVTAPVTAPAARVAAPPSPPAPAAAPPAPRAVATATVPQGPRDAASAPDESIPFATQLPEQIQRELPKLAFGGYMYSKNPADRLLLIDNVLRHEGQEVAPGVILEQLQPRAAVLNYRGTRYRVAY, from the coding sequence ATGTCTTACATCCTCGAAGCACTGAAAAAAGCGCAGGCCGAGCGGCAGCTGGGCAACGCGCCATCGATCCATACCATGCCGATTCCCACGGCCAGCCAGGAACGCAGTGGCGCGGCACCGCTGCCGCTGCTGCTGGCCGGCGGTGGGCTGCTGCTGGCGCTGGCCGCCGCTGCCCTGTGGTGGCGCCAGGCGGCGGCCCCGGTCGCGCCGGCCCCTGCTGCCGTGCTGGCCGCTACCCCGGCCCCGGCACCGGCAGTGATCGTGGTGCCGCCGTCACCACAGGATGCGCCGGTGGCCATGGCGCCGGCGCCGCCCGAGCGCGCGAGCGCACCTGTCACCGCGCCGGTCACCGCACCTGCCGCGCGGGTTGCCGCGCCCCCATCGCCGCCCGCGCCTGCCGCCGCGCCCCCTGCTCCCAGGGCGGTGGCCACGGCAACCGTGCCGCAGGGGCCGCGCGACGCGGCCAGTGCGCCTGATGAAAGCATCCCCTTTGCCACCCAGCTGCCGGAACAGATCCAGCGCGAGCTGCCCAAGCTCGCCTTTGGCGGCTATATGTACTCCAAAAATCCCGCCGACCGCCTGCTCCTGATCGACAACGTGCTGCGCCACGAAGGGCAGGAAGTGGCGCCCGGCGTGATCCTCGAGCAGCTTCAGCCGCGCGCCGCCGTGCTCAATTACCGCGGCACCCGCTACCGGGTTGCTTACTGA
- a CDS encoding RNA-binding S4 domain-containing protein: MQKISFDLAGEFVELNQLLKLAGLCDSGGAGKNLVASGVVSVDGKKELRKTAKIRSGQVVALGDVRISVT; this comes from the coding sequence ATGCAAAAAATTTCCTTCGACCTGGCGGGCGAATTCGTCGAGCTGAACCAGCTGCTCAAACTGGCCGGCCTGTGCGACAGTGGCGGCGCCGGCAAGAATCTGGTGGCCAGCGGCGTGGTGTCGGTCGATGGCAAGAAGGAATTGCGCAAGACCGCCAAGATCCGCTCGGGCCAGGTAGTGGCGCTGGGCGATGTGCGCATTTCCGTCACCTGA
- a CDS encoding DUF883 family protein, whose amino-acid sequence MDSHHDSSPDQDRLIGDLRAVIENAEGLLGNTSQYTGTPYEEARTRLTAALLKANCELERFEEARLARMMEATRAAIALHADQGGEACIMRAFK is encoded by the coding sequence ATGGATAGCCATCACGACAGTTCGCCCGACCAGGACCGCTTGATCGGCGACCTGCGCGCCGTGATTGAAAATGCGGAGGGACTGCTCGGCAATACCAGCCAATACACGGGTACCCCGTATGAAGAAGCCCGTACGCGCCTGACGGCGGCGCTCCTGAAGGCCAACTGCGAACTGGAACGGTTTGAGGAAGCCCGCCTGGCCCGCATGATGGAGGCCACACGGGCGGCCATCGCGCTGCACGCCGATCAGGGCGGCGAAGCGTGCATCATGCGCGCCTTCAAATAA
- a CDS encoding HDOD domain-containing protein, with translation MTLEALLQNPNALPTAPRVVEELISSFEKTDVSLEDIARTLSLDPVLAAKLLRLANSAYYHVSRRIGNVEDAVRMLGFVTVRTLVISSGLVGGFKSVPGLDLKRFWRYSLHTAVSAKWIAKKIGVNTDLAFTIGMMHAIGRLVMHAGLGETAQALDQQVSAYDPARPVAEKAAFGYDFSEVGAELALRWKFPDIFPETIRDFPHPLNGSPVSRMSAVIHLAAWRASAEEQKLSAEERAASLPVDVSRAIGLDDGEVLDDMPSLGELSAGLEELIN, from the coding sequence ATGACGCTGGAAGCTCTGCTGCAAAACCCGAATGCCCTGCCGACCGCGCCGAGGGTCGTGGAAGAACTGATCAGCAGCTTCGAGAAGACTGACGTCTCGCTGGAAGACATCGCGCGCACGCTGTCGCTCGATCCGGTGCTCGCGGCCAAGCTGCTGCGGCTTGCCAACTCGGCCTATTACCATGTGTCGCGCCGCATTGGCAATGTGGAAGATGCCGTGCGCATGCTGGGTTTTGTCACGGTGCGCACGCTCGTCATCAGTAGCGGGCTGGTGGGTGGCTTCAAGAGCGTGCCGGGCCTGGACCTGAAGCGCTTCTGGCGCTACAGCCTGCATACGGCGGTGAGCGCGAAGTGGATCGCCAAAAAGATTGGCGTCAATACGGATCTCGCATTCACGATCGGCATGATGCACGCCATCGGCCGGCTGGTGATGCACGCCGGGCTGGGCGAAACGGCGCAGGCACTGGACCAGCAGGTCAGTGCCTACGACCCGGCACGCCCCGTGGCGGAAAAGGCCGCGTTTGGCTACGACTTCAGCGAAGTGGGTGCGGAACTGGCGCTGCGCTGGAAGTTCCCCGACATCTTTCCGGAAACGATCCGTGACTTTCCCCATCCGCTCAACGGATCGCCGGTCAGCCGCATGTCGGCCGTGATCCACCTGGCGGCATGGCGTGCCAGCGCCGAGGAACAGAAATTATCGGCAGAAGAACGTGCTGCCAGCCTGCCGGTGGACGTGTCGCGCGCCATCGGCCTTGACGACGGCGAGGTGCTCGATGACATGCCGAGCCTGGGTGAACTCAGTGCCGGGCTGGAAGAACTTATTAATTAA
- a CDS encoding DUF692 family multinuclear iron-containing protein, with protein sequence MEHAMRVGVGLRAPHYRQFLEQRPALDWLEVHTENFLTPSGWDWHVLQQLRRDYPFSLHGVGLGLGSARGFSDAHLENVRALVQRVEPMLVSEHLSWGAVQGRQLHDLLPIVLDDEHLDLLCRRIDRVQHALGRQILLENVSAYLRFHADSMSEAQFMAALVQRTGCALLLDVNNLYVNQCNHGEDALAALAAIAPGSVGEIHVAGHLVTPLALVDHHGAAVAPEVWSLYQAALGRFGAVPTLVEWDTDIPPLEVLLGEAAKARVMARDAAPALASPRAALPVQASLAYGSTIQADFADALIAHDMRVLPRLKGNPERLGLYRGNLTASWDKALSAAFPVVRALMGEEFFTALARAYGRAHPSAHPDLNQFGHTFADFLASFEHVADYPYLPDMARLEWLLHRAHYAADAPALGMAALAALTPEQIESTGLPLHPACALFASRWAVVPLWQAHQPGSGFDFPEQLEVASHAAVVRPRWNSAVVPVGASTHAALAQLAQHATLGEALDAAFDLDEQFDVAANFRLWIAEGMLAALPA encoded by the coding sequence ATGGAACACGCCATGCGCGTGGGCGTGGGCCTGCGCGCTCCCCACTATCGCCAGTTTCTCGAGCAGCGGCCCGCGCTCGACTGGCTCGAAGTCCATACTGAAAATTTCCTCACGCCTTCCGGCTGGGACTGGCACGTGCTGCAGCAATTGCGGCGCGACTATCCTTTCAGCCTGCACGGCGTCGGCCTGGGCCTGGGATCGGCGCGTGGCTTTTCCGACGCCCATCTCGAGAACGTGCGCGCCCTCGTGCAGCGGGTGGAGCCCATGCTCGTTTCCGAGCATCTGAGCTGGGGCGCGGTCCAGGGGCGCCAGCTGCACGACCTGCTTCCCATCGTCCTCGATGACGAACACCTCGACCTGCTGTGCCGGCGCATCGACCGCGTACAACATGCGCTGGGGCGCCAGATCCTGCTTGAAAATGTCTCCGCCTACCTGCGTTTCCATGCCGATTCCATGAGCGAGGCACAATTCATGGCGGCCCTGGTGCAGCGCACCGGCTGCGCCCTCCTGCTCGACGTGAACAACCTGTACGTCAACCAGTGCAATCACGGAGAAGATGCGCTGGCCGCGCTCGCCGCGATCGCGCCCGGCAGCGTGGGCGAGATCCACGTGGCGGGCCATCTGGTCACGCCGCTGGCGCTGGTCGACCATCACGGGGCGGCGGTCGCGCCCGAAGTATGGTCGCTCTACCAGGCGGCGCTGGGCCGGTTTGGGGCGGTACCGACGCTGGTGGAATGGGATACCGACATTCCGCCGCTCGAAGTACTGCTGGGCGAAGCCGCCAAGGCCCGGGTAATGGCCCGGGACGCCGCGCCGGCCCTTGCAAGCCCGCGCGCGGCGCTGCCGGTCCAGGCGTCGCTTGCCTATGGGTCCACCATCCAGGCCGACTTTGCAGACGCCCTGATTGCCCACGACATGCGCGTGCTGCCCCGGCTCAAGGGCAACCCGGAACGCCTTGGGCTATACCGTGGCAACCTGACGGCGAGCTGGGACAAGGCATTGTCGGCAGCCTTTCCCGTGGTGCGCGCGCTGATGGGTGAAGAATTCTTTACGGCGCTGGCGCGGGCCTATGGCCGCGCCCACCCGTCCGCGCATCCGGACCTGAATCAGTTCGGACACACCTTTGCCGACTTTCTCGCCAGCTTCGAGCACGTGGCCGACTATCCGTATTTGCCCGACATGGCGCGCCTGGAATGGCTGCTGCACCGGGCCCATTACGCAGCTGACGCGCCGGCGCTGGGAATGGCAGCGCTGGCCGCGCTGACCCCGGAGCAGATCGAATCCACCGGGTTGCCCTTGCATCCGGCATGCGCCCTGTTCGCATCGCGCTGGGCAGTGGTGCCCCTGTGGCAGGCGCACCAGCCCGGCAGCGGGTTCGACTTTCCGGAGCAGCTGGAGGTGGCCAGCCATGCCGCCGTGGTGCGGCCGCGCTGGAACAGTGCAGTCGTGCCGGTCGGCGCATCGACCCACGCCGCCCTGGCGCAGCTGGCGCAGCACGCCACGCTGGGCGAGGCGCTGGACGCCGCCTTCGACCTTGACGAGCAGTTCGATGTGGCGGCCAATTTCCGGCTGTGGATAGCAGAAGGCATGCTGGCGGCGCTGCCCGCCTGA
- a CDS encoding flagellar protein FliT: MNSNDVLSMYENIAGLTGKMASAAQAGDFEALARLETQCAIQAAATATGVPALSGAPRMRKIDLLKMIMANDRAIREVTEPWQLSQVMEAAH, translated from the coding sequence ATGAACTCCAACGACGTTCTCTCGATGTACGAAAACATTGCCGGGCTGACCGGCAAGATGGCATCGGCTGCCCAGGCGGGCGATTTCGAGGCGCTGGCGCGGCTGGAGACGCAATGCGCGATTCAAGCTGCGGCCACGGCGACCGGTGTGCCTGCCCTGTCGGGCGCGCCGCGCATGCGCAAGATCGACCTGCTGAAAATGATCATGGCCAACGACCGGGCCATCCGGGAAGTGACTGAGCCTTGGCAGCTGTCGCAAGTGATGGAAGCGGCCCACTGA
- the mobB gene encoding molybdopterin-guanine dinucleotide biosynthesis protein B → MASPFTPAQQGGGGRVLGVVGWSGSGKTQLLEYLVQQLVARGARINVIKHSHHDILLEPPHKDSARLRMAGAAQVMIASPYRVAVMEELRGAPEPTLAAQLGALRPADLTLVEGYKWESIPKLEVFRPVLGQPPLYGTDEFIMAVASDQPPPAGLRPGLDWLDLNEPAGVLAWVSRHFFQHNPQVSENGAVIQG, encoded by the coding sequence ATGGCGTCACCTTTTACACCTGCGCAGCAGGGTGGGGGCGGCCGGGTACTGGGCGTGGTTGGCTGGTCCGGCAGCGGCAAGACCCAGCTGCTGGAATACCTGGTGCAGCAGCTCGTGGCCCGTGGGGCGCGGATCAACGTCATCAAGCACAGCCACCACGACATTCTGCTCGAACCACCGCACAAGGACAGCGCGCGGCTGCGCATGGCCGGCGCGGCCCAGGTCATGATCGCGTCGCCCTACCGCGTGGCCGTGATGGAAGAGCTGCGCGGGGCGCCGGAACCGACCCTGGCCGCCCAGCTGGGCGCGCTGCGTCCGGCCGACCTGACGCTGGTGGAAGGCTACAAGTGGGAAAGCATTCCCAAGCTCGAAGTATTCCGTCCGGTGCTGGGGCAGCCGCCGCTGTACGGCACGGACGAGTTCATCATGGCCGTAGCCTCCGACCAGCCGCCCCCGGCGGGACTGCGCCCGGGACTGGACTGGCTCGACCTGAACGAGCCGGCCGGGGTGCTGGCCTGGGTCAGCCGGCATTTTTTTCAACATAATCCTCAAGTTTCCGAAAACGGCGCCGTAATTCAGGGATAG